Sequence from the Methanosarcina siciliae T4/M genome:
TCAAGTTCAACTTCCTTATCCTTGATCCTCCTTTCAAGTTCCCACATATCTGCATTCATAATAATTTCCATATCGAAATCGACTTTTTCCTGCAATTCTTTGATGCGTGGATCATCCGGATAAGTTTTGTTGTCATCTCCAAGAAGAAGAACCATAGGTTTCATCTCCATATCGAGGCAGAATTCGGCAAGACCAATGACAAGGTCTGGATTTCCGTATATAGCAACCTTCTTGTCTGCGAAAAACATGTGAGTAAGGTCAGTAATTGCATCGATTGCAATTCCTCTTTCGCGAACAAGTGATTCCGGAATTGGTTTTCCTGTCATTTTCTTCAAATTTTGCAGGAAAGTATCAGTATTACGGATTCCTATCGGAGTTGGTCCTATGATTGCAGGAACATCAAATTCGCTTTCAAGATATTTGGCGGCTTTTGCACCTTCATATCTGTTCAGTGCAATTGTTCCTGTTGCATTTGCAGTTCCGGTCAGATCTTCTATCGTTGTACTGCCATGGGCAACTCCACTTTTATCCGGCATCAAAGGAGAATCAAAGCTTTCGATTTCGAAAAGGACTGTTGCATCGATGTCCATTACTGACAAAAGATGCTTGAGTGCAGTAACATCTCCAGGATTGACCCATCCGGTGATCAGGTTGATTTTTCCATTAGGTTTATCTTTTTTGGCAAATTCCATTACTATATCATGGACCGCCACATCATAGCCAGTTACCATACTTCCTTTAAAACTTGGAGTATGGATAGGAATAAGGTGTACCTCCCGATCTGCATATTTCTCTGTCAGAAGCTTTTTGTTTAGTTTCCGAATAAGACCGTCAATATCATCTCCAATAACTTCAGTCGAGCACGTCGTGATGATTGGTATAACCTTCACATGTGGGTACCTCATCAAGAGCACATCGACAGCCTCTTCAACTCTATTGAGAGCTCCAAATACTGCACCGTCCTCATGTAGAGATGAGGATGCGATCTCGAAGCTATCCTTGAAATGCTGTGCGAGTAACATACGTACGAACATTACGCATCCCTGCCCTCCATGAACAATTGCTATACAGTCCTTTATTCCTATACTGGCATACTGTGCTCCGCAAGGCTGGCATGTGAATATAGGGTTGATAATTCCCGGACGTTCTCGTTCTTTTAGTTCACAAGACATAATATTTCCTTTTCCTCAATAGAGCGGGTTAGTGAGTTCTTGATTAAGTGACCCGTTAATAGTTAAGTAGTCGATACGGTCTTTTAGCCCCTGCATAAGCAGCTTGATGTCTTTTTTTTCCATCGTGCCCAGCCAGGGGTACCTCTTTTTGAAACCATTAGCCAGATACACAGCATCTACCCAATAGCATCTATCTGAAGGCGTGCTGAGATCAACAGGTTCGTCACACAGTAATTGCATGGTTTTCGTAAGGATCCCTTCATTTTGTCTCTCTCTGTCCCAGGAACGTGAATGAAACTGCCAAAGGCACCATTTCATAATAAAATCTACAAGCTGCTCTATTCTATCTTCCATAACGTCGTCCATTTATGACCTCCCCTTCTTTCCATTATGCCGTACCAAGCTGTTGTGATTCAAGCTTTGGATACGTTTTTCCACGTAATCTTGTAACAATATCCCAGTCGCCAGTATACGGCCTCTCCTCAGACGGAGTTGTTCCGTCATCAACAATATTTACATCGGAAATCATTTGTCTGGTCAAGAATCCTTTATCAGTGGGAATCTCATCCTTACTTATGTCCATGCCAGAAAGCTGGTGAATTGGCGAATATATTGCATTGTAAAGATCCCTGGCAAGCCTGACCCATCCTTCATACCCTTTATATGGGCCATTGTGATATCCGTGAATATTGAGATATTGGATTCTCATCTTTTTGGAGACCTCTCCCGGACGGACACCTGTAAGGACACAATCGGGTTGTAACATCTCCATAGCTTCCAGCCCTTCAAGTTCATTAGGATCGTCAATTGCAAGTGCCCCTTCACTGCACCGAGCAACACCTTTTTCAAAGTCTCCCTGATGGCCGAATTTTGAATACACTGAGACAACCTTAACTCCCATTTCCTCTTCAATTACATGTGCCCAATGCCAGAGTTTAGAACCACCAGGCCAGAGACAGATCTTTTTTCCTCTCAAGCGTTTTGCATACCAGTCAAGCTCTGGTTTCCATCTGGCGGTTTCTTCATCAATAATCGCCTGTGCTTCCTTTTCAAGCCCAAAAAACATGGCTACTTTCATAAGTGATGCCGATAGCGGTTCAAAACCATATCCATCGATATCAAGGCGTGGAGTCCCATATCTTTTTCTGAGCTCGTTACAGATGTACTCAGCAGAACGCGCACATTCAAGCACATTGAGGTGGGCCAGATGCATACCCCTCAGATCGTCGTAGGATCCGTTCCCGGTAAAGGTGGAAAGAACCTGAATGCCCATTCTCTGGAAATAATCCACCATGATTTCCGCATCCCCCTGGATATTATAGTCACCAACATAATTGATAACATATTTACTTTTTATTTCAGGTTCATATGTTCCAACTTTTTGATCTATCCAGGCAATATTGATTTTGTGATGCCCTCCAGATTGGCTGGGTCCCCCGAAACCTGGAGCATTGCAGACAAAAATGTCTACATCTGGCATTTCGGCCATCACTTTTTTAGCAACTGCAGCGATATCATCTCCAATAAGTGCCGAAGCGCAAGTTTGGTAGATAGTCATTCTTTTGATGTGGGGAAAAGCCTTGAAACAATCAATAATATTCTGTTTAAGCATTTTTTCAGCGCCGAATACGACGTGTTTTTCCTTCATATCAGTTGCAAAGGTATATTTAAGCTGAAAATTGTCGTTATCGCTGATGTAACGCTTAGTATGCCAGGTATCGTAGGTGCATCCAACCGGACCATGGCTTACATGAATGACATCCTTCATGGGTGCGCCTATAACATGTTTTGCACCACAGTAAGCGCATCCTCTTTCTGAAATCGTCCCAGGAATTGTGTTGAGATATCCAAGGGGAAGACAGGACGTCAAATCTTCACCCGGACCTTTTATAACAGCATGCATCGCCCTTTCGGGAATACATTCGCTACATTCAAAAGTATGATATGGCATCGGTTTGTTTCTCCTTATTTTTTCTTCTTATTTTTATAGAAGGGCACTATCTCCCTGGTCGTCTGTCCTCACTCGAATGGCATTATCCACCGGACAGATGAAAACTCTCCCGTCGCCAATCTGAGCTGTTTGATTGACTTTAATTATTGTGTCAACAGCAGTATCGACATCTTCGTCACTAACGATTAAGTACAGCAGACGTTTGGGAATGAATTCCATATATTTCATTCCAGCCAACAAGCCCTGATCCAAAAGACCGGGACGAATATCAATGTTGAGCTCTTCTGCAATACCTCGTTGCTTGCCTCGTCCAAATACCGGGACTACAGTTACACTCGGGATTCCAAGTTCCACAAGAGCTTCCTTTGTAGGTTCAACTTTTTTTGGACGAATTATTGCAATTATTTCTTTCAAAGCGGCACCTCTTTCAAAGCCCTGAAACTCCAGTACGTATCGTGTACGCGTCGTCAACAGGAGTTATAAAAATTTTACCATCCCCATAATTACCTGTGTACGCTTTGTATTTAATAAGTTTAGCAACTTCTTCAACAGACTTATCTTCAACGACTAGCATTATCACTGTTTTAGGAAGTTCATCATAATGTATTATTCCTACTGTAATTCCTTTTTGTTTCCCACGACCAAATACATCTATTTTTGTCAGTGAGAAAAAACCAGCCCCTTCAAGTCCGTCGATAACATCATCAGCGGCTTCAGGACGTATTATAGCTTTGATCATTTTCACATTAATCCTCCTTTTTCCATCATGCTTCCAATATGGAATTTCATCCTACGGCAAAGCCTTGTATGCAGGCAATGAGGCATGCATACAGAGTGGAATTTTGCACTTCAACATCCGATGTGCATAATTAACTTCTCTTTATTTTTCATAACCTCCTTTGTAGCTATTAACAGAGATATGTTTAATAAAACATAACAAATGTTATATTAAAGGAAAACAGATACCTATTTCCTATCCAATAATATAAATAGATTACTATTGACAAAAGAAAATTTAATCATTATTTGTCGACGAAAGCTCCCCGGAACAAAATATGGTTATGTAAAACTACACATAACGAATAATGACCACGAATTAAAAGTTCAGAGTCGGAGATAGCCAAAATGCTTCAAAAACATTCTAAATATGCATTTGGGCCGTTATTGAGGAGAGTCCCCATTACTTCAAAAAGTTTCATAATACAAAAAATGTACTTTTAAATAAAATCAATCAGTTGCTTCGCTATTTTGAGCAGGGATTCCAATCACTATTTAAATATGATTAAGTGTTATGGACTAAGTTTTTGAGTTTACATGTCCCCTCCAAATATACCAACTAATTTTCTTAAATAAGTACTCGTTTAATACTTTTTATGCGAAAAACTTAAGACGCATTCGTTTTTCATGTTAGTTTGTTATGTTCAGTCAAGCATAACCTGGTGAGGTACTTAGTTTCACGAGATAAAAAACCAAAATCCATTGAAATAAAATAGTTATGTTTACTTAAACATAACAATATGCAATTCACACCCTTTTGTACTGAAAGCTATGCACACTCACGATTTTGGAATTAAGTTTTTGTGTAAAAAGCATACTGTACTATGTTTTTCTTATTACATAATGATGCCGTATGCAATCGATAATTGACCCCTATCTTGTAAGTTTTATATTATACACAAACATAATTCAAACTCTTTCTTTTGGAATAAAATAATTATCGAGAAATTATACATAAATGGATACTGATATCTTTTTATAGTAACCGTTTTTCGAACTATACATATCTCTAATTTTTGTTTTTATCCCGTTTTCAAGTACCGGTGATAGATAATTATTTATAGTATTATATAGGAAATAGGTTACTGTTTTCCTAAAACTTAAATCAACGTTATGTTTGAATAAACATAATACAGATTAAATAATCAAAGGAGGCAGAAAATGGAGTAGGCAATTAGGGGAAATCTTGTTACTTTGGTTAGAAAATTGATTGATTTTTCAGAGTATGTTACTCAAGGAAATGAATTGTGATTTTTTAGATGATGTTTTTTAAAGTGTTGGAGGAGTAAAAATGACCAGAAAGATTGCTTTTTACGGGAAAGGTGGTATTGGAAAATCCACCACTCAACAAAATACTGCTGCAGCTATGGCATATTATCATGGAAAAAATGTTTTCATCCACGGGTGTGATCCCAAAGCAGACTGTACTCGTCTGGCACTCGGGGGTGTGCCTCAGACCACAATAATGGATACGCTCAGAGAGCTGGGTGAGGAGGCCGTAACAGTTGATAATGTAGTTAACACCGGTTTCAAAGGAATCAGATGTGTTGAATCCGGGGGTCCGGAACCGGGTGTTGGGTGTGCTGGCAGGGGTGTAATCACCGCTATTAACCTTATGGAGGAGCTGGGAGCCTATTCCGATGACCTGGATTTTGTTCACTTTGACGTGCTTGGCGACGTTGTCTGCGGCGGATTTGCAATGCCAATTAGGGAGGGTAAAGCTCAGGAGGTATACATAGTCGCTTCGGGAGAAATGATGGCGACTTATGCAGCAAATAACATCTGTAAGGGTCTGCTGAAGTATGCAGAACAGAGTGGGGTGAGATTGGGCGGAATCATTTGTAACAGCCGTAAGGTCGATAATGAGCTGGAAATGATGGAGGAGTTTGTTTCCGCGCTAGGAACACAGCTGATACACTTTGTGCCACGAGATAACATTGTTCAAAAGGCGGAGTTTAATAAAAAGACAGTTGTGGAGTTCGACCCGGAATGCAACCAGGCAAAAGAATACGGAAAACTCGCCAAGAAAATTCTTGAGAATGATATGTTCGTGATCCCCAAACCGTTAAGTATGGATCAACTGGAAAAAATGGTGGCAAGATACGGTCTTATGGATTAACCTGGGGGTGAGTTGGCAAATGAAGATGATTCGTGCTATATTAAGACCTGAGTGGACGGAAGAAGTAACCGATGGACTTTCAGAAGCTGGATATTATTCTCTTACAAAAATAAACGTTTTCGGTAGAGGAAAACAAAAAGGGATTACTGTTGGTGATATGCACTACGACGAACTTTCAAAAACCATGATCATGATGGCTGTGGAAGATGAAGCGGTTGAAGAAGTAATAAAAATCATTTCTGGTAAAGCATATACAGGCAGTATGGGAGATGGAAAAATCTTCGTGAGCCCGATCGATGACGCATACACGATTAGCTCGGGTGCAAAAGGATTATGAAAATAATTCTAAAAGCAGGAAATTTTGAAAACCGGGAGGTTTCCATATGAAAGAAGTTACTGCAGTTGTCAGACCCAATAAAATGTCTACCACAAAAGATGCACTGGATAAAATCGGCTTTCCTGCTATGACAGCAATTCCGGTATTAGGGAAAGGCAAGCAAAGAGGCATCTCCGGGGAACTTAACTTTTACATACAACCTAAGCTGCTTGCAAAAAGGTACAGTACAGGTATGAAATACATACCCAAAAGGCTTCTGAGCATAGTCGTAAATGACGAAGATGTGGATCTGGTGGTAAAAACCATTATCGAAGTCAATCAAACTGCCCAGATAGGGGATGGAAGGATTTTCGTTGAGCCGATTGATGATGTCATCAGGATCAGGACTGGCGAAAAAGGAGAACTATCTTTGAAATAAACAGACAAGGGAGTATAAGATGCCGTTAAAACTATTCTGTTGCGATGAATGCATACCTGAGCGAAAAAACCATGTTTACATCAAGGAAGAAGGGGAAGACACAACTGATTTTCTCCCACTGTCAAATATTGATACAATAGCAGGATCGTTGTCGGAAAGAGGTTGCAGCTATTGCGGAGCTAAACTCGTTATTGGCGGAGTAATTAAAGACTGTATTCAAATGATACACGGGCCTGTAGGGTGTGCGTATGATACCTGGCACACGAAGCGGTATCCCAGTGACAATGACAACTTTCAATTAAAATACATCTGGTCTTCGGATACGAAAGAAAAGCATATTGTGTTCGGCGCTGAAAAGCAGCTGAAAAAAGCAATAATGGAAGCTTTCCAGGAATTTCCGGAAATTAAGAGAATGTTTGTCTATACAACCTGCACAACCGCACTCATAGGAGATAATCCTAAAGCTGTATGCCGTGAAGTTCAGGAAGAGCTTGAAGATGTCGATATATTCGTTGTCGAATGTCCGGGCTTTGCCGGGGTCAGCCAGTCGAAAGGACACCATGAGCTAAATATTGGCTGGATGAGGGATAAAATAGGCACGCTTGAACCTGAAATCACAAGCGAATACACGATTAATGTCATTGGCGACTACAATATTCAGGGAGATACTTACGTCCTGCAAAAATATCTTGACAAAATGGGTATCCAGGTTATCGCACACTTCACCGGGAATGTAACCTATGACCAGCTGCGCTGCATGCATAGAGCAAAGCTGAATGTTGTCAACTGTGCTCGTTCTGCCGGATATATAGCTAACGAACTTAAGAGAGTATATGACATCCCTAGAATGGATGTTGATACCTGGGGTTTTGAATACGTCAAAGTAGCCTTGAGAAAGATCGGGGCTTTCTTTGGACTGGAAGATAAGGCTGAAGAGGTAATTGCAGAAGAAGTTGCAAAATACGAAGGAAAGCTTGACTGGTATAAGGAACGGCTCAAAGGAAAGCAGATATGTATCTGGACCGGTGGTCCAAGACTCTGGCACTGGACAAAGGCTCTTGAAGATGATCTGGGTATGGAAGTTGTTGCCATGTCCTCCAAATTTGGGCATCAGGAGGACTTTGAAAAAGTTATTGCCAGAGGCAGGATAGGGACCATCTATATCGATGATGGGAACGAGCTTGAATTCTTCGAGGTGCTAGATAATATCCATGCCGATCTGATTTTTACCGGGCCGAGGGTTGGAGACCTCGTCAAAAAACTGCATATTCCATACATTAACGGACATGCGTATCACAATGGTCCTTACATGGGTTTTGAAGGAGCAGTAAACATGGCGAGAGACATGTATAACGCGATATATTCCCCGATGTGGAAGTTAGCCGGAAAAGATCCCAGAGAGACAGATTCCCCTATGTGGAGCTTAACTGAAAAAGATTCTGGTGTGGTGCAGGAGTCATGAATGAAAAAATAGAGGAAATTACGGCTCTTATCCAGGAACGGTGTTTGTGGCAGTTCTTTTCAAGAAGCTGGGACCGGGAGGAAAACATTGAAGGTATTATGACAATGACCGGCAAAATCCTCAACGGCGAAAAAATAAATCTTGTAACTCCTGCAGATAAAGCATTTTATTCCGATGCAAAAAATCTGGCTGCAGATATACAAAATAAGATGCCCTGGATCTCCGAACTCGACAAATCAGGAATACTGGAGTTAGTTGAAGGCGTCAAAAAAAGACTGCTCCATATTACTGTAAAAAAGTCCCGGAACTGCGAACTGAACTTGCCAAATTATTAACTGAATAAAAATACCAGCTGAATCAAAAGGGGGTTAAAGTGTGTCATGTGAATTGATGTTGAAGGAAAGAACAGGAATAATTAACCCTATGTACACCTGTCAGCCGGCAGGTGCCCAGTATGCGGGAATTGGCGTAAAAGATTGCATCCCGCTTGTACACGGCGGTCAGGGCTGCAGCATGTTTGTCCGACTGCTGTTCGCTCAACACTTTAAAGAAAATTTTGATATTGCTTCCTCTTCTCTGCATGAAAGTGCTGCCGTTTTCGGGGGTGCAATAAGGGTAGAAGAAGCCGTTGAAACGCTTATTGCCAGGTATCCTCACCTGAGGATTATACCTATCATAACGACGTGTTCGACTGAAACGATCGGGGACGATATTGAAGGTATAATCCGGAAAGTAAATCAGAAAGTCAAGGAAAATCATCCTGACAGAGATGTAAAGCTCATTGCCATTCACACCCCAAGCTACAGCGGCAGCATGGTGACGGGATATGATAATGCAATCAGCGCTATGGTAAAAGCTCTTGCAAAAAAAGGTGAACCTTCCGAAAAGCTGAACATATTCACCGGCTGGGTCAATCCGGGGGATGTTTCCGAAATTAAACACATTCTATCTGAGATGCAGGTTGATGGAAACATACTCCTGGATACCGAGACCTTTGATTCTCCTATTATGCCGGATAAATCGGCATTCGCATATGGAAACACGACCATTGAGGACATAGCCGATTCTGCGAACGCTCTCGGATCGATTGCATTAAGCCGATATGAAGGAGCAAATGCTGCAGCATTTTTAAAAGAGAAGTTCGATGTGCCTTCAATTGTTACGCCAACGCCCATAGGCATAAACAATACCGATATCTTCCTTAAAAATATTAGCGAACTTACCGGTAAACCCATACCCGAATCACTGGTTATCGAACGCGGCAAAGCGATAGATGCAATTGTAGACCTGGCACACATGTTTTTTGCGAATAAAAAAGTAGCCATTTTCGGCAATCCTGACCTTGTGTTCGGTCTTGCACAGTTCTGCCTGGAATGCGAGCTTGAGCCGGTACTCTTAATGTTAGGCGACGATAACACCTCGTATAAAAAAGACCCGAGGCTCAAGGAACTTGAGGAAAAGGCAAATTGTGATATTCAGGTCATCTGGAACTCTGATTTATGGGAACTGGAAAGCCGTATCAAAAACAAAACAATAGACATTGATTTGATTCTGGGGCACTCAAAAGGCAGGTACATCGCAATAGATAATGATATCCCAATGGTCAGGGTAGGCTTCCCGACATTTGACAGGGCAGGGCTTTGGAAATATCCGGTAATCGGATACAAAGGAGCTGAGTGGCTGGCTGAGAACATTGCAAATACAATTTTTGCGTCCATGGAAAACAAGCATGACAGAGAATGGATTATCAATGTCTGGTAACCGAAAGGAGGCAAAAAATGGAGAATTATCTGGTGGTAGCAGCATTTGTTATAGCGGAATTGCGTGGGTATCCTGTTTAATGGCTTAAATTATAGCCAAAAACTCTTAACAATTTTTATTTTTTTTGGTTGTACTCAATTGTGTGAAAGGAATGAGGAGAATATGGCTGGAATTGCTAACGAAAGTATAGTGTTTTTTGGAAATTTAAGCGAGCTTTATCAACTGGCGAAAGAAGGGAAAATCGATACGAAATTACAGGGCAGCCATACCCGACCCTGTAAATTCTGGACCGCAATGAAAATACTGAGTGGGATTAAAAATGCTGTCGTGATTGCTCACGGCCCCAGCGGCTGCGCATTCGGAGTAAAACAGACCTATAAGTTAACAAATTGCAGAAACAGCGGTTCGCCGTATGAATCCGTCATTACCACAAATATTAACGAAAAAGCCGTTGTGTACGGAGGTGAACGGGAACTTAAGGGCTCCATACTGGAGGTCGATAGCAAGTATAAACCGGACATCATTTTTGTAGCGACAAGCTGCGCTACCGGAATAATCGGAGACTACGTGGATGCGATAGTGAATAGAGTCCGGCCCAAAATTAACGCCAAAATCATGGCCGTTCACTGTGAAGGCTTTGCCGGAGAGTACAGGAGCGGGTTCGACCTCGTTTTCAGGCAGATCGTTCAGCTTATGGATAAACCTGATTCGGAGAGCAGAGCAGCTCTTGCCAGTTCGGTCAATATCGTCGGGGGGAAAATGGGTCCCGAGAGGACGGAAATTGATACCGATGTTAAAGAATTACGGCGCTTAATTGAAGGCATGGGTGCAAACGTAAATGCAATTATTGCAGGCAACTGCTCGCTGGAGGAGATACGGCGGGCTCCCGGCGTGGCCGTAAACTGTACTTTATGCCTGGATCTCGGGTATGCGATAGGGAGAGAAATGCTTGATCAATTTGACACCCCTCTGAATTCGACGATTCTTCCTTATGGTATCAGTGCAACGGAAAGATGGCTGAGTGAAGCGGCTAAGTATTTACACATGGAAGCCGAGGCTGAAACCCTGATCAAAAGAGAATATGAAGCAATACGTGTCGAGTTTGAAGAGGCAAAAAAACATCTTGCCGGCAAGCTGGCAATTGTTGAAGGGCATGACGCGATAAAGGCTCTGTCAATTGCCCATATGCTCGAACGTGATTTCGATATGCGTGTGGTCATATACAATTTCCACCCCTGGAGCACGGAAGCAAGGGAAACAAGTATTGATTACCTTCTTGAGACCGGACTTGACCCTGAAATACTGATAACAAAGGGTACGCTTGCTTTTGGAAAATATGAGGCAATGCTTCAAACTGAAAATGAACTGCTTGAATATCTGGGAGACATGAGTCCGGAAAGAACCGTATACTTCGGGTCATCAATGAGTTTCCCGAATATTCCGGTAGTCGACTTAAACGCCATATTGAACCGTCCGAGATTCGGTTACATGGGGGCTTTAAAGGTGGCAAAATGTATCTGCACCGCTCTTGAATATTCCTTCAGACCGCGCAGCTGGGTAATGAAGAAAATGGTGTTCCCTGAAAATTCCGGTCTGTGTTCGGCTCAGTCGCTTACCCCCAAGCTGGCTCAGGAATTGCCGGATTGCACAATCTATGCAGGGAAGGGGAGGGGCAAATGTATGATGAGCTAAAATTCGAGAATTGCAACCATAGCAAGGACCCGATGGTCGGATGCGCTCTTGAAGGTGCTGCCGGCATACTGGCCGGTATGAAGGATATCAGCATTGTCATACATTCTCCTCAAGGTTGTTCTTCAACGGTTGCAGTGGCTTACGATACCCACGAAATTGACTTTACAAAGCGAAAGGTCGCATGTACCCGGCTTTTTGAAACGGATATAGTTATGGGCGCTTCGGATAAGCTGAAGGAATTGATCAGGGAAGTTGATTCGAAATTTAAAACCCGGGCTATTTTCGTAATTGGCACATGTGCAGCTGATATTATCGGTGAGGATCTTGAGGGCTTATGCAGGAATCTCCAGCCGCAGATCAATGCGAAGCTTGTCCCCCTGATGGCAGGGGGGTTTCGAGGGGACAGCTATGCCGGTATTGACCTGGGACTGAACGCATTATTCCCGTTCATTAAAAAACAGAAGGAAAAAATTCCAAACACTGTGAACTTGATAGTCCCTCAGGCAAACCTGAATCCTACCTGGTGGGCGGATTTGAAATGGGTACGTGAGGTCCTTGACAAAGTCGGAATTAAAGTCCAGGCTGTGCTTCCTCATGAGACTTCACTGGAGGAACTGGAGAATGCGGGAATGGCATCGGCAAATATACTTCTCAGTCATGATGCAGGGTATAAATTCGGATTAAAAATGCAGGAAGTTCATGATATACCACTTATATTATCTGACATTCCACTCCCCGTCGGGCTGAAAAATACGGCAATATGGCTTCGTGCGGTGGGAAAGTATTTCGGTGTTGAAGAACAGGTCGAGACGATAATCAGAGATGGAGAATATATGACTATCGATGCGCTGAGACGCAGGGGACTGATGATGATTCAAAGGTACCGAAACTGCAGAGTAGCCGTTTCAGCCGATGCAACCCTGGGAATAGGTTTGATCAGGATGCTGTTCGAAGAGCTGGAAATGATCCCGGAACTGTTGCTTTTCAGGTCTTCTATGCCTGACTCCCAGTTGTTGCTGGAAAATGAACTTAAAGATATGGGGATTTCTCCCAGGGTTGTTTTTTCCGCAGATGGGTACCAGGTAAAACAATCTTTAATGGACAGCAACGTTGATGCCGTATTTGGTTCTTCCTGGGAATATTACATGGCTGAAGAACTGGGAATAAAGTTTGCATTTGACGTTTTTAACCCTACAAACAGAGTAAATTATCTGAATAAGGCCTATTTCGGATACGAAGGTATGCTGAACTTTTTAGAAAATGTTGCGAACGATTGGGAAAGAGCGCTGCGTTCAAAGCAGATTAACTGGGAAGAATATTTGTAACTAAGAGGAATTGAGGTGATAATGGTGGATTGGGCATGCACAGCCCTAAAAAAGAGTGTACGGATGCATGGAACCTTACTGGCAAATACCACAGGTTTTACGGAGGAAGATGCGGGGTTATTGAACAAAGAGGATGTACTCACCGAAGGTTATTCAGGGGAACTTGCAGACAATACGTTTGTGCAGGATAAGCAAAAAAAGCTTCAAGAATACGGGATTGATTGCGTTGAATATTGTTATACTATAGAGTGTGGATTAAAGTATTTGCAGATGGTGGGGAAGCAGAGAAACAGGTATAAAATCTAACCGAGTTATACGGCAAACCGAATTATACGGCATTATTTCCGAATGCCGATAGTTTTTCTCGATTCCGGAATTTAATAAACCGTCAACCATTATTTTCCTTTTGATGCAAAATTTTTTGGAAGCATTTTACTTCTGATAGCCGGGGATATAGCCGTAAGCATCTTTACAATGGATATTTCCTGGAAATTAGTGCTGAATCCTAAGAATAAAATGAGGTATCTGAATGAACAAAAAAATAATAACTGTTCTCTTCATCGCAATCTTATCGGTATTATTTTTCACTGGCTGTATAGAAGAAAAAATCAGCTTGCAGGGGCATGGTAGCACAAAAGGCATATCCGCTTCAAACGATGAAAACGCAGGGAATAGGACTGTTACTGATTCGTTAGGTCGCCAAGTTCAGGTT
This genomic interval carries:
- the anfK gene encoding Fe-only nitrogenase subunit beta, translated to MSCELKERERPGIINPIFTCQPCGAQYASIGIKDCIAIVHGGQGCVMFVRMLLAQHFKDSFEIASSSLHEDGAVFGALNRVEEAVDVLLMRYPHVKVIPIITTCSTEVIGDDIDGLIRKLNKKLLTEKYADREVHLIPIHTPSFKGSMVTGYDVAVHDIVMEFAKKDKPNGKINLITGWVNPGDVTALKHLLSVMDIDATVLFEIESFDSPLMPDKSGVAHGSTTIEDLTGTANATGTIALNRYEGAKAAKYLESEFDVPAIIGPTPIGIRNTDTFLQNLKKMTGKPIPESLVRERGIAIDAITDLTHMFFADKKVAIYGNPDLVIGLAEFCLDMEMKPMVLLLGDDNKTYPDDPRIKELQEKVDFDMEIIMNADMWELERRIKDKEVELDLIMGHSKGRWTAIDNNIPMVRVGFPTFDRAGMYRHPVVGYEGAIWLAEQMANTLFTDMEYKKDREWILNVW
- the anfG gene encoding Fe-only nitrogenase subunit delta; the encoded protein is MDDVMEDRIEQLVDFIMKWCLWQFHSRSWDRERQNEGILTKTMQLLCDEPVDLSTPSDRCYWVDAVYLANGFKKRYPWLGTMEKKDIKLLMQGLKDRIDYLTINGSLNQELTNPLY
- the anfD gene encoding nitrogenase iron-iron protein, alpha chain, whose translation is MPYHTFECSECIPERAMHAVIKGPGEDLTSCLPLGYLNTIPGTISERGCAYCGAKHVIGAPMKDVIHVSHGPVGCTYDTWHTKRYISDNDNFQLKYTFATDMKEKHVVFGAEKMLKQNIIDCFKAFPHIKRMTIYQTCASALIGDDIAAVAKKVMAEMPDVDIFVCNAPGFGGPSQSGGHHKINIAWIDQKVGTYEPEIKSKYVINYVGDYNIQGDAEIMVDYFQRMGIQVLSTFTGNGSYDDLRGMHLAHLNVLECARSAEYICNELRKRYGTPRLDIDGYGFEPLSASLMKVAMFFGLEKEAQAIIDEETARWKPELDWYAKRLRGKKICLWPGGSKLWHWAHVIEEEMGVKVVSVYSKFGHQGDFEKGVARCSEGALAIDDPNELEGLEAMEMLQPDCVLTGVRPGEVSKKMRIQYLNIHGYHNGPYKGYEGWVRLARDLYNAIYSPIHQLSGMDISKDEIPTDKGFLTRQMISDVNIVDDGTTPSEERPYTGDWDIVTRLRGKTYPKLESQQLGTA
- a CDS encoding P-II family nitrogen regulator, which codes for MTTRTRYVLEFQGFERGAALKEIIAIIRPKKVEPTKEALVELGIPSVTVVPVFGRGKQRGIAEELNIDIRPGLLDQGLLAGMKYMEFIPKRLLYLIVSDEDVDTAVDTIIKVNQTAQIGDGRVFICPVDNAIRVRTDDQGDSALL
- a CDS encoding P-II family nitrogen regulator, with product MKMIKAIIRPEAADDVIDGLEGAGFFSLTKIDVFGRGKQKGITVGIIHYDELPKTVIMLVVEDKSVEEVAKLIKYKAYTGNYGDGKIFITPVDDAYTIRTGVSGL
- the nifH gene encoding nitrogenase iron protein is translated as MTRKIAFYGKGGIGKSTTQQNTAAAMAYYHGKNVFIHGCDPKADCTRLALGGVPQTTIMDTLRELGEEAVTVDNVVNTGFKGIRCVESGGPEPGVGCAGRGVITAINLMEELGAYSDDLDFVHFDVLGDVVCGGFAMPIREGKAQEVYIVASGEMMATYAANNICKGLLKYAEQSGVRLGGIICNSRKVDNELEMMEEFVSALGTQLIHFVPRDNIVQKAEFNKKTVVEFDPECNQAKEYGKLAKKILENDMFVIPKPLSMDQLEKMVARYGLMD
- a CDS encoding P-II family nitrogen regulator, with the translated sequence MKMIRAILRPEWTEEVTDGLSEAGYYSLTKINVFGRGKQKGITVGDMHYDELSKTMIMMAVEDEAVEEVIKIISGKAYTGSMGDGKIFVSPIDDAYTISSGAKGL
- a CDS encoding P-II family nitrogen regulator; amino-acid sequence: MKEVTAVVRPNKMSTTKDALDKIGFPAMTAIPVLGKGKQRGISGELNFYIQPKLLAKRYSTGMKYIPKRLLSIVVNDEDVDLVVKTIIEVNQTAQIGDGRIFVEPIDDVIRIRTGEKGELSLK